One window of Magallana gigas chromosome 2, xbMagGiga1.1, whole genome shotgun sequence genomic DNA carries:
- the LOC105326810 gene encoding uncharacterized protein isoform X2: MNFRSLIVIVSLLVCTESTCVFPGNFWSSGIDSWYDSHKGTLNFTSTTLAGWQVWTIGSFTFTCDSTDQTNYVLRSEEFTYLGLNLEAFLCLRMTQQSSTKFTYDTPTNQLSDAGNERIKIYLKDDKKVVNVISDFCDASSATDLTNHIMVKEGGIEEAKITCPSQLQMNWNYTYDTGSGNVCDDAYLDVCTNTGVLDFDYTKCTQTQAYSTSGELYCLHSTTVGSYTYLYVYNTDTTTDESTTYRFTCYIISSDSNNVFMSQNPQDCPPNGNSTYADSNGALVVLSSLSVCPTEETYSATVAIVLGLLAFLIVIAIVIALVYYCYKRKKRLEAEALKKKEEEDRLERIERERKERIRMEKAALTPTLDLGLPDDSVYDITRLFYEDEEPVTPTKVETDLNERLIDRDNEAFKNDEFMDEYKLRQMLKQARKDRLKPKKRSNYEKIDLSKIDKSKNRWEIHKALAAASRAHARAVADGDTSLGSSPFMSTGSKSSLHTKRVSKKEVPNILQYASNMLVLHLKNSKETKKMKTTKSDRVNGWYPLSSPGQRKDTRSPLSWKDILENSYHMEDYSEYARVPKGNTGFLPSRKHRKVADAELDREIDPENVKHRWHHLK, encoded by the exons ATGAACTTCCGGAGTTTGATTGTCATTGTCTCACTTCTGGTGTGCACAG agaGTACATGCGTCTTCCCGGGGAATTTTTGGTCGTCTGGCATTGACTCTTGGTATGATAGCCACAAGGGAACCCTTAATTTCACATCCACCACCCTCGCTGGTTGGCAGGTGTGGACGATAGGTTCTTTCACATTTACCTGCGACAGTACGGACCAGACCAACTACGTCCTAAG atccGAAGAATTTACGTATCTTGGACTAAATTTGGAAGCTTTCCTATGCCTGCGGATGACTCAACAATCAAGCACCAAATTCACCTACGACACCCCGACCA ATCAGTTGAGTGACGCTGGAAATGAAAGAatcaaaatatatctaaaagatGACAAAAAGGTAGTGAACGTAATAAGCGACTTCTGCGATGCCAGTTCAGCGACGGATCTAACGAATCACATCATGGTCAAAGAGG GTGGCATCGAAGAAGCCAAAATAACTTGTCCTAGCCAGTTGCAGATGAACTGGAACTACACTTATGACACCGGCAGTGGAAACGTGTGCGACGATGCTTACCTCGACGTGTGTACTAACACAGGAGTTTTAGATTTTGATTACACGAAATGTACCCAGACCCAAGCATACTCCA CTTCTGGAGAATTATACTGCCTGCACTCTACAACGGTTGGTTCCTACACTTATCTGTATGTGTATAACACAGATACAACAACAGACGAATCCACCACCTACAGATTCACTTGTTAT ataattTCCTCCGATAGTAACAATGTCTTCATGTCCCAGAATCCTCAAGACTGTCCACCAAATGGGAACTCTACGTACGCCGACTCTAACGGAGCTCTCGTTGTTCTGTCGTCCCTCTCAGTTTGTC CAACCGAAGAAACATACAGTGCGACAGTGGCGATCGTACTTGGATTACTAGCATTTCTTATCGTAATTGCCATTGTAATAGCCTTAGTATATTACTGTTACAAACGAAAGAAACGACTTGAAGCCGAAGCCTTGAAGAAAAAGGAAGAAGAGGATCGACTAGAAAGAatagaaagagaaagaaaagaaagaattcGAATGGAAAAAGCTGCCCTCACTCCTACCCTTGACCTGGGCCTGCCAGACGATTCGGTGTATGACATCACGCGACTATTCTACGAGGACGAAGAGCCCGTCACGCCAACAAAGGTGGAGACCGACTTAAACGAAAGACTTATAGATCGAGACAATGAG GCTTTCAAGAATGATGAATTTATGGATGAATACAAACTGCGACAAATG CTGAAGCAAGCTCGGAAAGACAGATTGAAACCTAAGAAAAGAAGCAATTATGAAAAGATAGATTTATCTAAGATAGACAAGTCTAAG AACCGCTGGGAAATACATAAAGCCCTGGCGGCGGCGAGCCGAGCACATGCCCGTGCAGTAGCAGATGGCGACACATCACTGGGGAGTTCACCGTTTATGTCTACGGGGTCCAAGTCATCCCTCCATACAAAACGT gTTTCGAAGAAGGAAGTTCCCAATATCTTGCAGTATGCATCCAATATGCTTGTGCTTCATTTGAAAAACAGCAAAGAAACTAAaaag ATGAAAACTACAAAATCTGATCGGGTAAATGGCTGGTATCCCTTGTCATCACCAGGACAAAGGAAGGACACAAGGTCTCCTTTGTCATGGAAAGATATATTGGAAAATTCCTACCATATGGAGGATTATTCCGAATATGCTAGAGTACCAAAAGGAAACACAGGATTTCTACCCAGTCGAAAGCATAGAAAGGTTGCGGATGCCGAG cTTGATCGGGAAATAGATCCAGAAAATGTGAAACATCGATGGCATCATCTTAAATAG
- the LOC105326810 gene encoding uncharacterized protein isoform X1 gives MNFRSLIVIVSLLVCTESTCVFPGNFWSSGIDSWYDSHKGTLNFTSTTLAGWQVWTIGSFTFTCDSTDQTNYVLRSEEFTYLGLNLEAFLCLRMTQQSSTKFTYDTPTNQLSDAGNERIKIYLKDDKKVVNVISDFCDASSATDLTNHIMVKEGGIEEAKITCPSQLQMNWNYTYDTGSGNVCDDAYLDVCTNTGVLDFDYTKCTQTQAYSTSGELYCLHSTTVGSYTYLYVYNTDTTTDESTTYRFTCYIISSDSNNVFMSQNPQDCPPNGNSTYADSNGALVVLSSLSVCPTEETYSATVAIVLGLLAFLIVIAIVIALVYYCYKRKKRLEAEALKKKEEEDRLERIERERKERIRMEKAALTPTLDLGLPDDSVYDITRLFYEDEEPVTPTKVETDLNERLIDRDNEAFKNDEFMDEYKLRQMMDSEDWIDARRRKDDVEEFEVAEPRSKSAMKRLKELAREKISKTKNKFLQNKDSITEGDKLPENEKDIPQKPEEVIYSDPDSDEFDFFSQAGWKKRKNTMNLDGEWESKKKKKKKKKKKKGSSTYSDIKINKIPLRRLSRRRKIDPDLPVVEGEIQLPLYRDDPNMKDLPPLQRVHRKRKQMYWSDMFGDIHGGQSIDLEAINRVRMSENKWKLLLEELYADKQYFDYARKSSAGRRVEKDINAASNQSLDYLYDRAKYWKDQPQVEQKSPKPERTATRNASPKKRSSPPNDKN, from the exons ATGAACTTCCGGAGTTTGATTGTCATTGTCTCACTTCTGGTGTGCACAG agaGTACATGCGTCTTCCCGGGGAATTTTTGGTCGTCTGGCATTGACTCTTGGTATGATAGCCACAAGGGAACCCTTAATTTCACATCCACCACCCTCGCTGGTTGGCAGGTGTGGACGATAGGTTCTTTCACATTTACCTGCGACAGTACGGACCAGACCAACTACGTCCTAAG atccGAAGAATTTACGTATCTTGGACTAAATTTGGAAGCTTTCCTATGCCTGCGGATGACTCAACAATCAAGCACCAAATTCACCTACGACACCCCGACCA ATCAGTTGAGTGACGCTGGAAATGAAAGAatcaaaatatatctaaaagatGACAAAAAGGTAGTGAACGTAATAAGCGACTTCTGCGATGCCAGTTCAGCGACGGATCTAACGAATCACATCATGGTCAAAGAGG GTGGCATCGAAGAAGCCAAAATAACTTGTCCTAGCCAGTTGCAGATGAACTGGAACTACACTTATGACACCGGCAGTGGAAACGTGTGCGACGATGCTTACCTCGACGTGTGTACTAACACAGGAGTTTTAGATTTTGATTACACGAAATGTACCCAGACCCAAGCATACTCCA CTTCTGGAGAATTATACTGCCTGCACTCTACAACGGTTGGTTCCTACACTTATCTGTATGTGTATAACACAGATACAACAACAGACGAATCCACCACCTACAGATTCACTTGTTAT ataattTCCTCCGATAGTAACAATGTCTTCATGTCCCAGAATCCTCAAGACTGTCCACCAAATGGGAACTCTACGTACGCCGACTCTAACGGAGCTCTCGTTGTTCTGTCGTCCCTCTCAGTTTGTC CAACCGAAGAAACATACAGTGCGACAGTGGCGATCGTACTTGGATTACTAGCATTTCTTATCGTAATTGCCATTGTAATAGCCTTAGTATATTACTGTTACAAACGAAAGAAACGACTTGAAGCCGAAGCCTTGAAGAAAAAGGAAGAAGAGGATCGACTAGAAAGAatagaaagagaaagaaaagaaagaattcGAATGGAAAAAGCTGCCCTCACTCCTACCCTTGACCTGGGCCTGCCAGACGATTCGGTGTATGACATCACGCGACTATTCTACGAGGACGAAGAGCCCGTCACGCCAACAAAGGTGGAGACCGACTTAAACGAAAGACTTATAGATCGAGACAATGAG GCTTTCAAGAATGATGAATTTATGGATGAATACAAACTGCGACAAATG atggaTTCTGAGGATTGGATTGATGCCAGGAGACGCAAAGACGATGTGGAAGAATTTGAAGTAGCTGAACCGCGCTCTAAGAGTGCGATGAAACGACTCAAAGAACTGGCACGAGAAAAAATCTCCAAGACGAAAAATAAATTTCTCCAAAACAAGGATTCTATTACCGAAGGTGACAAACTGCCAGAAAATGAAAAGGACATTCCACAAAAACCAGAGGAAGTGATTTACAGTGATCCTGATTCGGATGAATTTGACTTTTTTTCGCAAGCTGGATGGAAAAAAAGGAAGAACACAATGAACTTGGACGGGGAGTGGGAatcaaaaaagaagaagaaaaagaagaagaaaaag aaaaagggATCATCTACTTACAGTGATATCAAGATCAATAAAATTCCTCTGAGGAGACTATCACGAAGAAGAAAAATTGACCCAGATTTACCTGTAGTTGAAGGAGAAATTCAACTACCATTGTATCGAGATGATCCAAATATGAAAGACTTGCCACCTCTTCAAAGAGTTCATCGGAAGCGTAAACAGATGTACTGGAGCGATATGTTTGGGGACATTCATGGAGGCCAATCTATCGACTTAGAAGCAATAAACAGGGTTAGAATGTCCGAAAACAAATGGAAATTACTTCTTGAGGAGCTGTATGCAGATAAGCAGTACTTTGACTATGCTAGAA AATCATCGGCAGGAAGGCGTGTAGAAAAAGACATAAATGCTGCATCAAACCAAAGCCTTGATTACCTTTATGACCGGGCTAAGTATTGGAAAGATCAGCCTCAAGTTGAACAAAAATCTCCAAAACCTGAAAGAACTGCTACTCGGAATGCTTCGCCTAAGAAACGTTCGTCGCCACCGAATGACAAAAATTGA
- the LOC105326811 gene encoding cyclic AMP-dependent transcription factor ATF-6 beta, producing the protein MDLWNEENCSFLDSSNINFETPFTLDETVDLVDIDSDDFKLCTDNELFSEDFSLQDSLNNEHSDSSDSGIGSARVCDGKWTSFNEKEENAQFHRLKPESDNKLVLQPQNHVRVDLTPETLDPLKYATGVIPQQKCLNISSIMDSKVKIKPKPIERSLSTVTIQNNQALNEDSIQSGTMGMLINPMHNHLQIDLESRTTKRQQRMIKNRESACLSRKRKKEYLNLLEKQLQECTVQNEKLKEENYMLKEKIRAFENEQESLKRTFALSPTKKMCLMGVFLILCMNIFSGKLSLVQDWQPTRDLEKIQRYKGRQLLSYPERGEMDLKTILSNSNPQKFQEFLNSYNVFTGNKSEKKCTTYLNHTESMKLAEQLSGWMQRFKLEKQKTSTKKLRKLKKFPRSSYFQSINGQIQKLSSKILDSQYQLQLFNYNHKQEDFWQMVSKRNDTFYILSFNTDYYLVPAALHNRTERPRMSLFMPALSLNDSVRPPFGKVGMIQIDCEVKKTEFINMQKSMPPNPSLQQNMTYFSGYGGI; encoded by the coding sequence ATGGATTTGTGGAACGAGGaaaattgcagttttcttgACAGTTCTAACATTAATTTCGAAACACCTTTTACATTAGACGAAACAGTGGATCTTGTTGACATAGATAGTGATGATTTCAAATTGTGTACCGATAATGAGCTGTTttcagaagatttttctctgCAAGATTCTTTAAACAATGAACACAGTGACAGTTCAGACAGTGGAATAGGCTCAGCAAGAGTATGTGATGGCAAGTGGACTTCGTTTAACGAAAAGGAAGAAAATGCACAATTCCATCGACTAAAACCAGAATCGGATAACAAATTAGTTTTACAACCACAGAACCATGTGCGAGTCGATTTAACCCCAGAGACATTGGATCCTCTAAAATATGCAACAGGAGTAATTCCAcaacaaaaatgtttgaatatcagTTCTATAATGGATTCAAAGGTGAAGATTAAGCCCAAACCTATTGAAAGGTCACTGAGTACAGTTACAATTCAAAATAATCAAGCTTTAAATGAAGATTCCATTCAGTCAGGTACAATGGGAATGCTAATAAATCCAATGCACAACCATCTACAAATAGACCTGGAGTCAAGAACAACAAAACGTCAACAGCGAATGATAAAAAATCGTGAATCTGCATGTTTGTCAAGGAAACGAAAGAAGGAATACTTGAACCTTCTTGAAAAGCAGCTGCAAGAATGTACTGTTCAAAATGAAAAactgaaagaagaaaattatatgctgaaagaaaaaataagagCATTTGAAAATGAGcaagaaagtttaaaaaggaCCTTTGCATTGTCTCCAACaaagaaaatgtgtttaatgGGTGTTTTTTTAATCTTGTGCATGAACATATTTTCTGGTAAACTGTCTCTTGTGCAGGATTGGCAACCAACAAGGGATttggaaaaaatacaaagatacaAAGGGAGACAACTTTTGTCTTATCCAGAGAGAGGAGAAATGGatctgaaaacaattttatcaaattctaACCCACAGAAGTTCCAAGAATTTTTGAACAGCTACAATGTATTTACAGGAAACAAAAGCGAAAAGAAATGTACAACCTATTTAAATCATACAGAATCAATGAAATTGGCAGAACAATTATCAGGATGGATGCAAAGGTTTAAACTTGAAAAACAGAAAACCTCAaccaaaaaattaagaaaattgaaGAAATTCCCAAGATCAAGTTATTTTCAATCAATTAACGGACAAATTCAAAAGCTGTCATCTAAGATCTTGGACAGTCAATACCAACTGCAActttttaattataatcatAAGCAGGAGGACTTTTGGCAGATGGTATCCAAAAGGAATGACACTTTTTACATACTTTCGTTTAATACAGATTACTACTTGGTTCCTGCTGCTCTTCACAACAGAACTGAACGCCCAAGAATGTCTTTATTTATGCCGGCATTGTCTCTGAATGATTCAGTAAGACCACCATTTGGAAAAGTTGGCATGATACAGATTGACTGTGAAGTTAAGAAAACAGAATTTATTAATATGCAGAAATCCATGCCTCCAAATCCATCACTGCAGCAGAATATGACTTACTTCAGTGGTTATGGTGGAATTTAA